The Aureispira anguillae genome contains a region encoding:
- a CDS encoding ADP-ribosylglycohydrolase family protein: protein MNSNIVTRAFLGLAIGDALGLPVEFIERKYLKENPVKDFTEFGTHNQPKGTWSDDSSLTFCLAQTLTNGYHLKEIAASFVCWYNENYWTARGHVFDIGASTSKAIQNIIKGIPLSKVGGASERDNGNGSLMRILPLCFYLKDFEIEKRFAVIKEVSSITHAHSRSILCCFIYIEICIQILKGESKRNAYYEAVAIVNDYCANHNQLKKECFHLKRVLGYLLEEVPEHEIYSSGYVVHSLEAAIWCWLKEDSYEKAVLKAVNLGDDSDTIASITGGLAGLSSKTNEIPKKWIKDLAKVDEIIILSNEIFQKYF, encoded by the coding sequence ATGAACAGTAATATTGTAACGAGAGCATTTTTAGGCTTAGCAATTGGAGATGCGCTCGGTTTGCCTGTAGAATTTATAGAAAGAAAATACTTAAAAGAAAACCCCGTTAAAGATTTTACCGAATTTGGTACGCACAATCAACCTAAAGGAACTTGGTCTGATGATAGTTCTTTAACGTTTTGCTTAGCTCAAACTTTAACTAATGGATATCATCTAAAAGAGATTGCGGCTTCCTTCGTTTGTTGGTATAATGAAAATTATTGGACAGCTAGAGGTCATGTTTTTGATATTGGAGCTTCTACTTCTAAAGCCATACAAAATATCATTAAAGGAATTCCTCTGTCTAAAGTTGGAGGCGCTAGTGAAAGGGATAATGGAAATGGATCCTTAATGAGAATACTCCCACTCTGCTTCTATCTAAAAGATTTTGAAATTGAAAAAAGGTTTGCGGTTATTAAGGAGGTTTCATCAATAACTCATGCCCACTCTCGCTCAATTCTTTGTTGCTTCATTTATATTGAAATTTGCATTCAAATTCTAAAAGGTGAAAGCAAAAGGAATGCGTACTATGAAGCTGTCGCAATAGTAAATGACTATTGTGCCAATCATAATCAATTAAAAAAAGAATGCTTCCACTTAAAAAGAGTACTTGGATATTTATTGGAAGAAGTTCCTGAACATGAAATCTACAGTAGTGGTTACGTTGTCCATTCATTGGAAGCAGCAATTTGGTGCTGGTTAAAAGAAGACTCTTACGAAAAGGCTGTTTTAAAAGCTGTAAATCTTGGCGATGATTCTGATACTATTGCATCAATTACAGGTGGTCTAGCAGGTCTTTCGTCTAAAACAAATGAAATTCCTAAAAAATGGATAAAAGACTTAGCTAAAGTTGATGAAATCATTATTTTAAGTAATGAGATATTTCAAAAATATTTCTAA
- a CDS encoding ADP-ribosylglycohydrolase family protein, whose protein sequence is MKPLKNKDYIKGSLFGMAIGDGFGYPTEFLSISEIVEKWPPTGPDKPEGNPILVTDDTQMAIAVAKALMESENQGFSPSLLEQKLTKYYIQWLNDPKNNRAPGMTCIRACERLEKGLAWEKSAELNSKGCGANMRVVPVGLLSQKGLSENKIGAIAQFQSALTHAHPTALAASEITAITIAKLINGVRHQDLLSELLNYSEKQKKIYHRNYLKEIWDRPPFRTPEEYITLGWEQVIDVLLKVKEGLRKNETKTNPCLISGEGWIAEEAFATALLCFLLFPQSPTKVLKRAVVTSGDSDSIACLAGAFSGAYCGLESFPIDWVNRVEYKKDLESIAAFYKQ, encoded by the coding sequence ATGAAACCATTAAAAAATAAAGATTACATAAAAGGAAGTTTATTTGGTATGGCTATTGGCGATGGCTTTGGATACCCCACTGAATTTCTATCAATAAGTGAAATAGTAGAAAAATGGCCTCCAACTGGTCCTGATAAACCAGAAGGGAATCCAATTCTTGTCACCGATGACACCCAAATGGCTATTGCTGTTGCCAAAGCTCTTATGGAAAGCGAAAACCAAGGCTTCTCGCCTTCTTTATTAGAGCAAAAACTCACTAAATATTATATTCAATGGCTGAATGATCCTAAAAATAACCGAGCTCCAGGCATGACTTGTATCAGAGCCTGTGAAAGATTAGAAAAGGGGCTAGCCTGGGAAAAATCTGCTGAATTAAATTCCAAAGGTTGTGGTGCAAATATGAGGGTTGTACCTGTAGGGCTTCTGTCCCAAAAAGGTCTATCTGAAAATAAAATTGGAGCAATTGCACAATTTCAATCTGCACTGACTCATGCACACCCCACTGCATTAGCCGCATCTGAAATTACGGCTATTACTATCGCTAAATTAATCAATGGTGTTCGGCATCAAGATTTACTATCTGAACTACTTAATTATTCTGAAAAGCAAAAGAAAATTTATCATAGAAATTATTTAAAAGAAATATGGGATCGTCCTCCATTCAGAACCCCTGAAGAATATATAACACTTGGATGGGAACAAGTTATCGATGTTTTATTAAAAGTAAAAGAAGGTCTTAGAAAAAATGAAACTAAAACAAACCCTTGCTTAATCAGTGGCGAAGGTTGGATTGCAGAAGAAGCTTTTGCTACAGCATTACTTTGCTTTTTGTTATTTCCCCAAAGCCCTACTAAAGTCTTAAAAAGAGCTGTTGTTACCTCTGGCGATTCTGACTCCATTGCATGCCTTGCTGGAGCTTTTAGCGGAGCCTATTGTGGTTTGGAAAGTTTTCCAATAGATTGGGTAAATAGAGTCGAGTACAAAAAGGATCTAGAATCCATTGCAGCGTTCTACAAACAATAA